From Montipora foliosa isolate CH-2021 chromosome 6, ASM3666993v2, whole genome shotgun sequence, a single genomic window includes:
- the LOC138005075 gene encoding uncharacterized protein has translation MVKVLKKSNYDLLKTWKKLDCGYKQNKLSLDVAKTEYMLIGSRQRLAKLPLEPNICIGSDPIKRVRDTKILGVYIDESLTWSKHIEEITKKITAGFSALKLLRDFASRDVLVSVYNALIIPHFHYCCEAWDSLGSVLAERLLKLHNRCARVIMRYKNEAGQSELALRHLGWSLLSERRFHIKARQMFKVLHDLAPVRLSNIFRNSFSANSHRLRNAKNKVALPLPKTEFLKKSFSYNGARVWNSLPNEIRNCEALPIFDKLISTYRPNVI, from the coding sequence ATGGTAAAAGTATTGAAGAAATCGAATTACGACTTATTGAAGACTTGGAAAAAATTAGATTGTGGCTACAAGCAAAATAAGTTAAGCCTTGATGTTGCGAAGACAGAGTATATGCTCATCGGTTCACGTCAAAGACTGGCTAAGCTTCCCTTAGAACCAAATATATGTATTGGGAGTGATCCGATCAAAAGAGTCAGAGATACCAAAATTCTTGGAGTGTATATTGATGAATCTCTTACGTGGAGCAAGCATATTGAAGAAATAACTAAAAAGATTACAGCTGGATTTAGTGCTCTAAAATTGCTTAGAGATTTTGCAAGTCGAGATGTACTTGTTTCTGTTTATAATGCCCTAATTATACCTCACTTTCATTATTGTTGTGAGGCTTGGGATTCACTAGGAAGTGTATTAGCTGAAAGGCTTCTGAAACTCCATAACAGATGCGCCAGAGTAATCATGCGTTACAAAAACGAGGCTGGACAGTCTGAACTAGCCCTACGTCATCTTGGCTGGAGTTTACTAAGCGAACGCAGATTTCATATTAAGGCTAGGCAAATGTTTAAGGTTCTCCATGACTTGGCACCTGTGAGGCTTTCTAATATATTTAGGAACTCGTTTTCAGCCAACAGTCATCGTCTAAGGAATGCTAAAAATAAGGTGGCCCTTCCATTGCCaaagactgaatttttaaaGAAGAGTTTCAGCTACAATGGTGCTAGAGTCTGGAATTCCTTACCGAATGAAATACGTAATTGTGAAGCTTTGCCTATTTTTGATAAGCTTATTTCAACCTATAGGCCAAATGTCATATAA